A window from Garra rufa chromosome 14, GarRuf1.0, whole genome shotgun sequence encodes these proteins:
- the serpinf2b gene encoding serpin peptidase inhibitor, clade F (alpha-2 antiplasmin, pigment epithelium derived factor), member 2b, producing the protein MNLCFLALLLLCYAKQGWTEDATEAEGGADPVIPLIPLLPSKPISDLKSTLEPTITEALTVSPDGLEADPSTPAPGQKEGSSEEDLDSLCDGDMTSQQIKRTVGNGILKFGLWFLENLKPSPEQPNVIISPLSLSVALSQLALGATNETEKLLLYQLHADALPCYHTALSSLLRNFRKRSLSIGSRIYLKTGFKAKQDFVEDSQKLYDSEPATLTDVNDINEWVKKVTNGHISEFLSSLPLSAIMVLINAMHYKGEWLTRFDPHFTSTELFYIDENQIVNVDMMLGPKYPLSVFTHHELDAQVARFPFKGDKSLLVIMPTSGHVNVSALAAKLNISDLYRRLPRERNMQVKLPKFKLDYNQDLQEAMTNMGLGILFSNPKLDRISEGHLFVSSVQHMSSVEINEEGAEAAAATSVVISRSNPSFTVNQPFFFALLDDLSQTPFFLGVISNPNPGASTVVTNPGNSDKINDKPHSFDVPPK; encoded by the exons ATGAACTTGTGTTTTCTGGCACTCCTCCTCCTTTGTTATGCCAAGCAAGGCTGGACG GAAGATGCAACTGAAGCAGAAGGTGGAGCAGATCCTGTAATTCCTCTGATCCCACTGCTGCCTAGTAAACCCATATCA GATTTGAAGAGCACTCTTGAACCCACCATAACAGAAGCACTCACAGTTTCTCCAGATGGCCTGGAAGCAGATCCCTCAACCCCGGCTCCTGGGCAGAAAGAGGGCTCCTCTGAGGAGGATCTTGATTCGCTCTGTGATGGGGACATGACCAGCCAACAGATTAAGCGGACTGTAGGCAATGGCATTCTGAAGTTTGGCCTTTGGTTCCTGGAAAACTTGAAGCCTAGTCCAGAGCAGCCCAATGTCATCATTTCCCCTCTTAGCTTGTCTGTAGCACTCTCACAGTTAGCGCTGG GAGCAACTAATGAAACAGAGAAGCTGCTTCTATACCAACTGCATGCAGATGCACTGCCCTGCTACCACACTGCCCTCAGCAGCCTCCTGCGCAACTTCCGCAAAAGAAGCCTGTCCATTGGCAGCCGCATCTATCTGAAAACCG GATTTAAAGCGAAACAGGACTTTGTGGAAGACTCTCAGAAACTGTATGACTCAGAGCCGGCCACTTTGACTGATGTCAATGACATCAATGAATGGGTTAAGAAAGTCACAAATGGGCACATCTCAGAGTTTTTGTCCAGTCTGCCTCTCAGCGCTATTATGGTGCTCATCAATGCCATGCACTACAAAG GAGAGTGGCTCACTCGGTTTGACCCTCACTTCACCTCCACTGAGCTCTTCTACATTGATGAAAACCAGATTGTTAATGTGGATATGATGCTTGGGCCAAAGTATCCTCTCAGCGTTTTCACCCACCATGAACTAGATGCTCAG GTTGCTCGATTCCCTTTTAAAGGCGACAAGAGTCTACTAGTAATAATGCCAACATCTGGACATGTGAACGTATCAGCCCTTGCAGCTAAGCTCAACATCTCAGATCTTTACCGTCGACTACCACGAGAAAGAAACATGCAGGTCAAACTCCCAAAATTCAAACTTGACTACAACCAGGACCTCCAAGAAGCCATGACAAACATGG GTTTAGGAATACTATTTAGTAATCCGAAGCTGGACCGCATCTCTGAGGGGCACTTGTTTGTGTCCAGTGTACAGCATATGTCCAGTGTTGAGATAAATGAAGAGGGCGCAGAGGCAGCGGCGGCAACAAGTGTGGTCATCTCACGTTCCAACCCTTCATTTACCGTCAACCAGCCGTTTTTCTTTGCCCTATTGGATGACTTAAGTCAAACGCCATTCTTTCTGGGAGTGATTTCCAACCCTAACCCTGGAGCATCCACTGTGGTCACAAACCCTGGCAATTCAGATAAAATTAATGACAAGCCACACTCTTTTGATGTTCCTCCAAAGtag